One stretch of Deinococcus hopiensis KR-140 DNA includes these proteins:
- a CDS encoding winged helix DNA-binding domain-containing protein — MILSAKQLNRATLGRQLLLQREALEVTEGVYRVMALQAQEAASPYVALWNRLAHFQAADLDASFAASAVVKASLMRITLHVVHADDYPAVHGAMLASLRASRLGDPRFTESGLTTADLDALLPHLVEFTAQPRTKVEIEGMLAAHLGFQHPGVWWALRTFAPLWHAPTAWPWSFGFRPSFVTARPTLQAERYAEAVQHLVRRYLEAFGPASVQDVAQFTRLTRTVVRKALDLLGDELRKRQGPDGSELYDLPDGWLPDEDTPASPRLLPMWDSTLLAYQDRSRIIPPAYRRLVIRQNGDVLPTLLVDGYVAGVWRPVSGGIEATAFHPLSEATWAGLASEAEALVAFLAKRDPDVYRRYAHWWTSLPSAEVKRLPG; from the coding sequence ATGATTCTCTCCGCGAAGCAACTCAACCGTGCCACGCTTGGACGACAGCTTCTCTTGCAGCGTGAAGCGCTGGAAGTGACGGAAGGCGTTTACCGCGTTATGGCTCTACAGGCACAGGAGGCGGCCTCACCCTACGTGGCGCTGTGGAACCGCCTGGCCCACTTCCAGGCAGCGGATCTGGATGCCAGCTTTGCTGCGTCGGCGGTGGTGAAAGCGTCACTGATGCGCATCACCTTGCACGTGGTGCACGCCGACGACTACCCGGCAGTGCACGGGGCCATGTTGGCGAGCCTGCGTGCCTCACGCCTGGGAGACCCACGCTTCACCGAGAGCGGCCTGACCACCGCCGACCTCGACGCCCTTCTGCCTCACCTGGTGGAATTCACGGCCCAACCCCGCACAAAAGTGGAGATTGAGGGAATGCTCGCGGCCCACTTGGGGTTCCAACATCCTGGGGTGTGGTGGGCCCTGCGGACTTTTGCCCCCTTATGGCATGCCCCGACCGCCTGGCCCTGGTCGTTTGGTTTCCGGCCCTCATTCGTCACGGCTCGCCCGACGCTTCAGGCTGAACGTTACGCTGAGGCCGTACAGCATCTGGTGCGGCGTTATCTGGAAGCGTTCGGCCCAGCCTCTGTTCAGGACGTCGCGCAGTTCACCCGGCTTACCCGGACGGTGGTTCGGAAGGCCCTGGACCTGCTGGGGGATGAGCTGCGCAAGCGCCAGGGGCCGGATGGGTCGGAGTTGTATGATTTGCCTGACGGGTGGTTGCCGGATGAGGACACGCCCGCCTCACCAAGACTGCTCCCCATGTGGGACAGCACCCTGCTGGCTTACCAGGACCGCAGCCGCATCATCCCCCCAGCCTACCGGCGTTTGGTCATCCGGCAGAACGGTGATGTTCTCCCCACCCTGCTGGTGGATGGGTACGTGGCGGGCGTGTGGCGTCCGGTCAGCGGAGGGATCGAAGCCACGGCGTTCCATCCGTTGTCCGAGGCCACGTGGGCAGGATTGGCCTCGGAGGCAGAAGCGCTCGTGGCGTTTCTGGCCAAGCGTGACCCGGACGTTTACCGCCGCTATGCCCATTGGTGGACCAGCCTTCCCAGCGCTGAGGTAAAACGCCTCCCCGGCTAG
- a CDS encoding winged helix-turn-helix transcriptional regulator translates to MSSEISELQEPTPYVQTSPASQSDAELEDLVQEIIGRVADKWTMLALDVLGEHGPLRFTRVRELMDGVSQKMLTKTLRQMEADGLVVRTVYPVIPPHVEYELTDMGLSLGEAFCGVWVWAAQHRERIRLARQAYQAR, encoded by the coding sequence GTGAGCAGCGAGATTTCAGAGCTTCAAGAACCCACACCCTACGTTCAGACCTCACCTGCCTCGCAGAGCGACGCTGAACTGGAAGATCTGGTTCAAGAAATCATTGGGCGAGTTGCCGACAAGTGGACCATGCTGGCACTGGATGTCCTCGGTGAGCACGGCCCCCTCCGATTTACCCGGGTGAGAGAGCTCATGGATGGCGTCAGCCAGAAGATGTTGACCAAGACGCTTCGCCAGATGGAAGCGGACGGCCTGGTGGTGCGTACCGTATATCCCGTGATCCCACCGCACGTCGAATACGAGCTGACGGATATGGGGCTGAGTCTGGGAGAAGCGTTCTGCGGGGTATGGGTGTGGGCTGCGCAACACCGCGAGAGAATCAGGCTGGCGCGGCAAGCCTACCAGGCGAGATAA
- a CDS encoding SDR family oxidoreductase, protein MKLTQKTILITGGSSGIGLELARQLQARGNTIIITGRDQHKLDAAQRELPGLHMIRSDVSEPNSITALHAHVTAQFPALDTLINNAGIMRNLNLHDDHGLIEVTREVEVNLMGPVRMIQQFLPHLKTRPEALIVNVSSGLAFVPYPISPIYSATKAALHSYTQSLRIQLEGTGVRVVELAPPATETPLLRGEFDREMQGQRVMDVKVLVKQTLAGIEGGRVDIRPGLSNVMSAMGRIAPGFMLRQLANSTRPKN, encoded by the coding sequence ATGAAATTAACGCAAAAAACCATCCTGATCACGGGAGGGAGCAGTGGTATCGGCCTGGAGTTGGCGAGGCAACTTCAGGCCCGTGGGAATACCATCATCATCACGGGCCGAGATCAGCACAAGCTCGATGCTGCCCAACGGGAACTTCCAGGCTTACACATGATTCGCAGCGACGTGAGTGAGCCCAACTCCATCACAGCGCTCCATGCCCACGTGACCGCCCAGTTTCCAGCACTCGACACCCTGATCAACAATGCCGGGATCATGCGCAACTTGAATCTGCACGACGACCACGGCCTGATCGAAGTGACCCGGGAGGTTGAGGTCAATCTGATGGGGCCTGTACGCATGATCCAGCAATTTTTGCCGCACTTGAAAACTCGCCCCGAAGCGCTCATCGTCAACGTTTCCTCCGGACTGGCGTTCGTGCCCTATCCCATCTCACCTATCTACTCGGCCACAAAAGCAGCTCTTCATTCCTATACACAGTCGCTGCGCATCCAGCTCGAGGGTACGGGCGTACGGGTGGTCGAACTTGCGCCCCCCGCGACAGAGACGCCACTGTTGCGAGGTGAGTTCGACAGGGAGATGCAAGGGCAAAGGGTCATGGACGTGAAGGTGTTGGTCAAGCAGACCTTGGCTGGGATTGAAGGAGGCAGGGTAGATATCCGTCCGGGGTTGAGCAACGTAATGAGCGCGATGGGCCGTATTGCTCCTGGATTTATGCTGCGACAACTGGCGAACTCCACGAGACCCAAAAATTGA
- a CDS encoding MarR family winged helix-turn-helix transcriptional regulator produces MTPLTPEQLRTWRAFRKMGDEISTLVHRDLTQATTLSGAEYGVLTRLQDIGKGTLRQSELSEMTGWHKSRLSHLLTRMEERGLLERQPAPNKGVLVTTTEQGRALQRQGQPVHDEAVHRYFISKLTPEQLSVLNQVAQQLSLDANQSVH; encoded by the coding sequence ATGACCCCCCTCACCCCCGAACAACTCCGCACCTGGCGTGCCTTCCGCAAAATGGGCGACGAAATCAGCACCCTTGTTCACCGCGACCTCACCCAGGCCACCACCCTCAGCGGTGCCGAGTACGGCGTCCTCACTCGCCTGCAAGACATTGGCAAAGGCACCTTACGTCAAAGCGAACTCAGCGAAATGACCGGCTGGCATAAAAGCCGTCTCTCGCATCTGCTCACCCGTATGGAGGAACGGGGCCTGCTCGAGCGCCAACCCGCCCCCAACAAGGGCGTCCTGGTCACCACCACCGAGCAAGGACGCGCACTGCAACGGCAAGGCCAACCCGTCCACGACGAGGCCGTACACCGCTACTTCATTTCAAAACTCACCCCCGAGCAACTCAGCGTGCTCAATCAGGTCGCTCAGCAACTCAGCTTGGACGCAAACCAGTCCGTGCATTGA
- a CDS encoding FAD-dependent oxidoreductase, producing the protein MTTNRDHTPKRIAIIGAGPGGLVLARILQNHGLNPTVYEQEPHPHHRPQGGTLDLHPDSGQIAIQTARLETEFRALARYEDQDTRLLDRHANVLFEEHPQDGEGPCPEIDRTDLRNLLLDALKPNTVCWNHKVQHIQPVGTGLHTITFENGHRETFDLVVGADGAWSRVRPLLSGAQPEYSGVTFIEIGIDDADRKHPDIAKLVGHGSMFALGDNKGLIAQRNAHAHIRVYVALRVPFNWCEQEHLDPSDPIKMRERLLKEFGDWDPQLLALIEHCEDSFVLRRINALPIGHRWDFTSGVTLLGDAAHLMSPFAGQGANLAMLDATDLALAIIESSTLEEALQRYEPLILARAEEAALQSAGGLKNAISSDAPTGTLQHMTQRANS; encoded by the coding sequence ATGACAACCAACCGTGACCACACCCCGAAGCGAATTGCCATCATCGGTGCCGGCCCTGGCGGCCTCGTCCTCGCCCGCATCCTGCAAAACCACGGCCTCAACCCCACCGTCTACGAGCAAGAACCCCACCCGCACCACCGCCCCCAGGGCGGCACCCTCGACCTCCACCCTGACAGCGGCCAGATCGCCATTCAAACTGCTCGCCTCGAAACCGAATTCCGCGCCCTCGCCCGTTACGAAGACCAGGACACCCGCCTCCTCGACCGACATGCCAATGTCCTCTTCGAGGAACATCCTCAGGACGGCGAAGGCCCTTGCCCCGAGATCGACCGCACCGACCTCCGAAACCTGCTCCTCGATGCTCTCAAGCCCAACACCGTCTGCTGGAACCACAAAGTGCAGCACATCCAACCCGTCGGGACTGGTCTCCACACCATTACCTTCGAAAACGGGCACCGTGAAACCTTCGATCTGGTCGTTGGTGCCGATGGGGCCTGGTCCCGCGTGCGCCCCTTGCTGTCCGGCGCCCAGCCGGAATACAGCGGCGTCACCTTCATCGAAATCGGGATCGATGACGCTGACCGGAAGCACCCGGATATCGCCAAGTTGGTCGGACACGGCAGCATGTTCGCTCTGGGAGACAACAAAGGCCTCATCGCCCAACGCAACGCCCACGCGCACATCCGCGTCTACGTCGCTCTCCGCGTTCCCTTCAACTGGTGCGAACAGGAACACCTCGATCCCAGTGACCCCATCAAAATGCGCGAACGTCTCCTCAAGGAATTCGGTGACTGGGACCCGCAGTTGCTGGCCCTGATCGAGCACTGCGAGGACTCCTTCGTCCTGCGCCGCATTAACGCGCTCCCCATTGGCCACCGCTGGGACTTTACGTCTGGGGTGACACTGCTTGGGGACGCCGCGCACCTGATGTCTCCTTTCGCGGGTCAGGGGGCGAACCTGGCCATGCTCGATGCGACGGACCTGGCGCTCGCTATCATTGAATCAAGCACACTTGAGGAAGCCCTGCAGCGGTACGAACCATTGATCCTGGCACGTGCCGAAGAAGCGGCATTACAGTCAGCGGGAGGGCTGAAAAACGCCATCAGCAGCGACGCGCCCACAGGCACCCTGCAGCACATGACCCAGCGAGCGAATAGCTGA
- a CDS encoding ribonuclease inhibitor: protein MDDEVFPRGTLRADGRLDLCKQDAGVLGCQAVTEALRNNNAVQSLLLGTNGIGDEGAAHVADLVKVRPLRTVYLGCNLIRAAGAQALADAIRVQPEVRALWLKRNPLGREGAQILAQLLTETSTLRTLDLVHTAIGDEGARAILQALAVGNRSLEYLYLSGNALTSSILPELVAVLEDHPSLKGLYLSVNHLGPAGGQGIAAALKRNMTLEFLGLASCGIGDDGLALLLEATSSHPRLVSLDLGDAPSARTLGASPNQAGSRTAAAALHLLQTPGPLRALNLPRMTDSARLLERVPTQLILRITGAKQGLEGQRLPPMHVDAADIRSVYR, encoded by the coding sequence GTGGACGACGAGGTCTTTCCGCGCGGCACCCTGCGAGCAGATGGCCGGCTGGACCTGTGCAAGCAGGATGCGGGCGTCCTGGGATGCCAAGCCGTGACGGAGGCGTTGCGGAACAACAATGCCGTACAGAGTTTGTTGCTCGGGACCAATGGCATTGGAGATGAAGGGGCAGCGCACGTCGCAGATCTGGTCAAGGTGCGGCCGCTTCGAACGGTGTACCTCGGCTGTAACCTTATCCGCGCAGCTGGAGCTCAGGCCCTGGCGGACGCTATTCGGGTGCAGCCTGAGGTGAGAGCACTGTGGCTCAAGCGCAACCCTCTTGGGCGAGAAGGCGCTCAGATCCTGGCCCAGCTCCTCACAGAGACGTCCACGCTACGCACCCTGGATCTGGTGCACACCGCAATCGGTGACGAAGGCGCTCGAGCGATTCTGCAAGCGCTGGCGGTCGGTAATCGATCTTTAGAGTATTTGTACCTGAGTGGCAATGCGTTGACTTCCAGCATTCTGCCCGAGCTGGTTGCGGTGCTGGAAGATCACCCAAGCTTAAAAGGCTTGTACTTGAGCGTGAATCATCTGGGTCCTGCGGGGGGTCAGGGCATTGCCGCTGCTCTGAAGCGCAATATGACCTTGGAATTTTTGGGCCTGGCGAGTTGTGGGATCGGGGATGATGGCCTCGCATTGCTGCTTGAGGCGACTTCCTCGCACCCGCGGTTGGTCTCGTTGGATTTGGGTGACGCACCGAGTGCGCGCACATTGGGTGCGTCTCCTAACCAGGCGGGAAGCAGAACCGCCGCCGCGGCTCTCCATCTCCTGCAGACTCCGGGCCCGCTTCGTGCCCTGAACTTGCCCCGCATGACGGACTCTGCTCGTCTTCTGGAAAGAGTGCCGACCCAGCTGATCTTGAGAATCACAGGAGCAAAGCAGGGGCTGGAGGGGCAACGTCTGCCACCCATGCATGTGGACGCGGCAGACATCCGCAGTGTGTACCGTTGA
- a CDS encoding SDR family NAD(P)-dependent oxidoreductase — translation MPDDLTASEWETTLRVLRAVLHDPTLADDRPEFRTLVAGVNRLGRKHARQQEQQKIPPAQREKHLPRCYICKERYALHHPSNPALCPGCGEFNAGKRFARVDLTGRTAVLTGGRVKIGYATCLKLLRDGARVIVTTRFPQDAARRYAREPDVQEWSGRLAFYGLDLRDLYGVQEFIQYLLRTEPHIDLLLNNAAQTISRPLQFYDHLLQGEQHALTAGGPGLQILRPASLMAEGGGSAEALSKYFPPGELDGDGQQLDLRPENSWRARLEDVGLREMLEVQLVNASAPFTLCTGLLPLLRRSPFARRFIVNVSAMEGQFTRRSKTERHPHTNMAKAALNMLTRTSGPDLAAEEIYMTSVDTGWVTNENPYPRAAAMAGLGFRTPLDVIDGASRIYDPIVEGLTQARTPFYGVFLKDYRPYPW, via the coding sequence ATGCCTGATGATCTGACTGCCTCCGAGTGGGAGACCACGCTGCGCGTCTTACGCGCCGTCCTCCACGATCCAACCCTGGCGGACGATCGACCTGAATTCCGAACGCTCGTGGCTGGTGTCAACCGGTTGGGACGTAAGCACGCCCGGCAGCAGGAACAGCAGAAGATCCCACCCGCACAGCGTGAGAAGCACCTGCCCCGCTGCTATATCTGTAAGGAACGGTACGCCCTGCACCACCCCTCCAATCCTGCCTTGTGCCCCGGGTGTGGAGAGTTCAATGCTGGGAAGCGGTTTGCCCGCGTAGATCTCACGGGACGGACGGCCGTGCTCACAGGCGGGCGCGTCAAGATCGGGTATGCCACTTGCCTCAAGCTGCTCCGTGATGGTGCGCGGGTCATTGTGACGACACGGTTTCCCCAGGACGCCGCAAGGCGGTACGCCCGGGAACCGGACGTGCAGGAATGGAGCGGGCGTTTGGCCTTCTATGGGCTCGATCTCCGAGACCTTTATGGCGTACAGGAATTCATCCAGTACCTGCTGAGGACAGAGCCCCATATCGATCTCCTGCTGAACAATGCGGCGCAGACCATCTCCAGACCCCTCCAGTTCTATGACCACCTGTTGCAAGGCGAGCAACACGCACTGACCGCTGGTGGCCCAGGTCTTCAGATTCTCCGCCCTGCCTCCTTGATGGCGGAAGGGGGCGGCTCTGCTGAGGCGCTGTCAAAGTACTTTCCTCCAGGAGAGCTGGACGGAGATGGACAACAGCTCGATCTGCGCCCAGAAAACAGTTGGCGTGCTCGCCTGGAGGACGTGGGGTTGCGCGAGATGTTGGAAGTGCAGCTGGTGAACGCCTCTGCCCCGTTCACGCTCTGCACAGGTCTGTTGCCACTGCTCCGGCGCTCACCGTTCGCGCGCCGATTCATCGTGAATGTCAGTGCGATGGAGGGGCAATTCACGCGTCGGAGCAAGACGGAACGGCATCCACACACGAACATGGCCAAAGCGGCCCTGAACATGCTGACGCGCACCAGTGGTCCGGATCTGGCGGCGGAAGAAATTTACATGACCAGCGTAGACACGGGCTGGGTCACCAACGAGAACCCGTACCCCAGGGCAGCGGCCATGGCAGGCCTGGGGTTCCGGACGCCTCTGGACGTCATCGACGGTGCTTCCCGCATCTATGATCCCATCGTGGAAGGCCTGACGCAGGCCAGGACGCCTTTTTACGGTGTTTTCCTGAAGGACTACCGCCCCTACCCCTGGTGA
- a CDS encoding GAF domain-containing protein yields the protein MTATTRFKAYAEEIRSHVAERLNAQKDYGISLDAITQFTAMEYEVPIALLTLIGKTHQYFKAAVGVTPEPVPVEVSFCRHTIQSNEVLVIPDTQLDPRFQDNPFVTGEPHLRFYAGAPILHEGLRVGSLCLLDTRPRTLTARQAENLAYRAYFAAGIFEYQQPTCTQPFRRLTFEQWRAARQNALS from the coding sequence ATGACGGCTACAACTCGGTTTAAGGCTTACGCTGAGGAGATCCGCAGTCACGTTGCAGAGCGCTTGAACGCTCAAAAAGATTACGGTATCTCCCTCGATGCCATCACCCAGTTCACTGCGATGGAGTACGAAGTTCCCATCGCACTCCTGACCCTCATCGGGAAAACACATCAATACTTCAAAGCCGCCGTGGGCGTCACCCCTGAACCAGTGCCTGTTGAAGTTTCGTTCTGCCGTCACACGATCCAATCGAACGAAGTGCTGGTTATCCCTGATACGCAGTTGGATCCGCGCTTTCAGGACAATCCCTTTGTGACAGGCGAGCCCCATCTGCGTTTCTACGCGGGAGCACCGATTCTCCACGAGGGCTTGCGGGTCGGGAGCCTGTGCCTTCTCGATACACGTCCCCGGACCCTGACGGCGAGGCAAGCGGAGAACCTGGCTTACCGCGCTTACTTCGCTGCGGGTATTTTTGAATATCAGCAGCCCACTTGCACGCAGCCATTTCGGCGTCTCACCTTTGAGCAGTGGCGAGCGGCCCGCCAAAACGCCTTGTCGTAA
- a CDS encoding type 1 glutamine amidotransferase domain-containing protein, whose amino-acid sequence MTQGQQLQGKRVAILASDGFEQVELLEPRQALHAAGAITEVVSLKPGQIQGMNHIDKGGTVQVDRTVQEVQASDYDALLLPGGAVNPDTLRMDPGAVQLVRAFYDGGKPIAAICHAPWLLSESGISQGLKLTSWPSLQHELKLSGAEWVDQEVVTDRGVVTSRKPDDIPAFNRKMIEEFAEGDHSSKR is encoded by the coding sequence ATGACACAGGGACAACAGCTTCAGGGCAAGAGGGTGGCAATTCTGGCCTCGGACGGCTTCGAGCAGGTGGAACTTCTGGAACCACGTCAGGCCCTTCACGCTGCGGGGGCGATCACGGAAGTGGTCAGCCTCAAGCCTGGCCAGATTCAGGGGATGAACCACATCGACAAGGGTGGGACCGTGCAGGTCGACCGGACAGTGCAGGAGGTGCAGGCCAGCGACTATGACGCCCTGCTCCTGCCCGGCGGTGCGGTGAACCCCGATACCCTGCGGATGGACCCCGGTGCGGTGCAGCTTGTCCGGGCCTTTTACGACGGCGGCAAACCCATCGCGGCCATCTGTCACGCCCCGTGGCTGCTCAGCGAGAGCGGCATCAGCCAGGGCCTGAAGCTCACGAGCTGGCCCAGCTTGCAGCACGAACTGAAGCTGAGTGGGGCCGAGTGGGTGGATCAGGAAGTGGTGACGGACCGGGGCGTGGTGACCAGCCGCAAGCCCGACGACATTCCGGCCTTCAACCGCAAGATGATCGAGGAGTTCGCTGAGGGGGACCACAGCAGCAAGCGCTGA
- a CDS encoding IS3 family transposase — protein MRGARPKEVSVRRLCELHGVNRSWFYEQQGREEMDADQALSQDIEAVVVEFDGYGYRRVTRELARRGRPVNHKRVLRVMRERRLLCRPKRRYRATTDSNHNEKRFPNLLREVVPVRPDQVWQADLTYVRVRQGFVYLACVLDGFTREVVGWSMSKFLDADLPLAALNNALAARCPAPGLLHHSDQGVQYASRVYVDRLRSAGITPSMSRTGNPYDNAKMESFYKTLKTEEVDLQEYVDLDDARRHIEFFIADLYNRRRLHSSLGYVPPAEFAARYTTAQM, from the coding sequence ATGCGCGGAGCGCGCCCAAAAGAGGTGTCGGTGCGTCGTCTGTGTGAGCTGCACGGGGTTAATCGCTCGTGGTTCTACGAACAGCAGGGCCGGGAGGAGATGGACGCCGATCAGGCGTTGTCCCAGGACATTGAGGCCGTAGTGGTGGAGTTCGACGGATACGGATATCGGCGTGTCACCCGCGAGTTGGCCCGACGAGGCCGCCCAGTGAACCACAAGCGCGTGTTGAGAGTCATGCGGGAACGCCGGTTGCTCTGCCGCCCGAAGCGCCGCTATCGGGCGACAACCGATTCCAACCACAACGAGAAGCGCTTCCCAAATCTGCTACGCGAAGTCGTCCCAGTACGGCCAGATCAGGTCTGGCAAGCCGATCTGACCTACGTGCGAGTCCGCCAAGGCTTTGTGTACCTGGCCTGCGTGCTGGACGGTTTTACCCGTGAGGTGGTGGGCTGGTCCATGTCAAAGTTTCTGGACGCAGATTTACCGCTGGCAGCGCTCAACAACGCGCTTGCAGCGCGTTGTCCTGCCCCCGGTCTGCTGCACCATTCGGACCAGGGCGTGCAATACGCCAGTCGGGTGTACGTGGACCGCTTGCGGTCCGCAGGAATCACGCCAAGTATGTCCAGGACAGGCAATCCCTATGACAACGCCAAAATGGAGAGCTTCTACAAGACCCTGAAGACTGAGGAGGTCGATCTGCAAGAATACGTCGATCTGGACGACGCTCGACGACACATCGAGTTCTTTATTGCGGACCTGTACAACCGTCGCCGACTGCACTCCAGCCTGGGGTACGTTCCACCCGCCGAGTTCGCCGCCCGCTACACTACCGCCCAGATGTGA
- a CDS encoding transposase, whose product MPGRTHSREFKLDIVNQVDGGQKTTAQLCREHALSPSLIHRWRKEVEVRGEMAFTDQAKPDQSLEQRIAELERFCGQLSLENTILKKSLATYRSKQGTK is encoded by the coding sequence ATGCCCGGACGTACCCACAGCCGTGAGTTCAAGCTCGACATCGTGAATCAAGTTGACGGGGGTCAAAAGACGACCGCTCAGCTCTGCCGAGAACACGCTCTCTCGCCCAGTCTGATCCACCGCTGGCGGAAGGAGGTCGAGGTGCGTGGGGAAATGGCCTTCACCGACCAGGCCAAGCCCGACCAGTCGTTGGAACAGCGAATCGCCGAGTTGGAACGGTTTTGCGGGCAGTTGTCGTTGGAGAACACAATCCTAAAAAAGTCGTTGGCGACGTACCGCTCGAAACAAGGCACCAAATGA
- a CDS encoding ArsR/SmtB family transcription factor, with the protein MLDRSAEQLLAVLAALDNPHRLRIIQALHRNGRNYVSQLARELNISRPLLHLHLQKLEEAKLVTSQLELSDDGKALKYFEVADFHLLLSPATITEAVGKQ; encoded by the coding sequence TTGTTGGACCGTTCCGCAGAACAGCTGCTCGCCGTACTGGCCGCCCTCGACAACCCACACCGCCTGCGGATCATCCAGGCGCTGCACCGGAACGGGCGGAACTACGTTAGTCAACTCGCTCGGGAACTCAACATCAGTCGCCCCCTGCTCCACCTCCATCTCCAGAAGTTGGAGGAGGCAAAGCTGGTGACCAGTCAACTGGAACTCTCAGACGACGGCAAGGCCCTCAAATACTTCGAGGTGGCCGACTTTCATCTGCTGTTGTCGCCAGCGACCATCACTGAAGCAGTGGGGAAACAGTGA
- a CDS encoding DMT family transporter, with protein sequence MLFTATPDAYRSVHARLHLALAMLLAGSSVVMTKIVGASLPLFLANALILLPASVVLIGLTWWREGPVRVPPDAWRPLILQALCGIVLFRVFLFYGVPLTSAASAGILTSAVPAVTALLAWLLLRERLGTRAIIGVALTALGILVLTVPSASPDAGARPLLGGLFVLGAVFGEASWNVLSRVSGARLSPLAATTVVTTFALLLFLPLAVAEALRFDFSSLTLGDGVAILYYALGATVVAYVLWFSGVRYLSASTAAVYTGWLPISAVALSALALHERLTLWHALGLACVLCATFVFARSEE encoded by the coding sequence ATGCTCTTTACCGCAACGCCGGACGCGTACCGTTCGGTCCATGCCCGCCTCCACCTCGCCCTCGCCATGTTGCTGGCGGGCAGTTCCGTGGTGATGACCAAGATCGTCGGGGCGAGTCTGCCTCTCTTTCTTGCCAACGCCCTGATCCTCCTACCTGCCTCGGTGGTCCTGATCGGACTGACCTGGTGGCGGGAAGGGCCGGTACGCGTCCCACCGGATGCGTGGCGTCCGCTGATCCTGCAAGCCCTGTGCGGCATCGTACTGTTCAGGGTCTTTCTGTTTTACGGCGTTCCCCTCACGTCGGCCGCCTCGGCAGGCATTCTGACCAGCGCCGTTCCCGCCGTGACTGCTTTGCTCGCCTGGCTTCTTTTACGCGAACGCCTGGGAACCAGGGCCATCATCGGCGTCGCGCTGACTGCCCTCGGCATTCTGGTGCTGACAGTCCCCAGCGCGTCACCCGACGCGGGCGCACGTCCCCTGTTGGGCGGCCTCTTCGTCCTCGGGGCGGTGTTCGGTGAAGCGTCGTGGAACGTGCTGAGTCGCGTGTCCGGCGCGCGTCTCAGTCCACTGGCCGCCACCACCGTGGTCACGACGTTCGCCCTGCTCCTGTTCCTGCCTCTGGCCGTTGCGGAGGCCCTGCGCTTCGACTTCTCCAGTCTGACCCTCGGTGACGGCGTGGCCATCCTCTATTACGCCCTGGGAGCCACCGTAGTGGCCTATGTCCTGTGGTTTTCCGGCGTGCGCTATCTGAGCGCGAGTACAGCCGCCGTGTACACCGGATGGCTCCCCATCAGCGCCGTGGCGCTCTCCGCCCTGGCGCTGCATGAACGGCTGACGCTGTGGCACGCCCTGGGGCTGGCCTGCGTCCTGTGCGCCACCTTTGTTTTCGCCCGCTCAGAAGAATGA